A stretch of the Haloplanus aerogenes genome encodes the following:
- a CDS encoding 50S ribosomal protein L23, with the protein MSSVIEHPLVTEKAMDQMDFDNKLQFIVDIDATKAEITDAIESRYDVSIEKVNTQITARGEKKAVVTLSPDDDAQEIASRIGVF; encoded by the coding sequence ATGAGCTCGGTCATCGAGCACCCGCTGGTGACGGAGAAGGCGATGGACCAGATGGACTTCGACAACAAGCTCCAGTTCATCGTCGACATCGACGCCACCAAGGCGGAGATCACCGACGCTATCGAGTCGCGCTACGACGTGTCGATCGAGAAGGTGAACACGCAGATCACCGCCCGCGGCGAGAAGAAGGCGGTCGTGACGCTGTCGCCGGACGACGACGCACAGGAAATCGCCTCGCGAATCGGGGTGTTCTAA
- a CDS encoding SpoVR family protein, whose product MRDDRIGARKEATRLTEPVEEAGNLARKLGLDPYPVNYWIVDHDEMNELIAYGGFQRRYPHWRWGMAYDRQRKQDQFGMGKAFEIVNNDNPSHAFLQESNSLADQKAVITHVEAHADFFANNEWFGLFGDGQGDDRSDLDAAAMLERHAETIKGYVEDPEIDRDEVERFIDAVLCLEDTIDQHRAFARAGQRRERDAPSDLRERLDELDVSDDVRRHAFDEEWLDELAESERAKARLEDPHTDVLAFLLEHGRQYDEETGKAVAFEPWQKDVLEILRTEAYYFAGQKMTKVMNEGWAAFWESLMMSDENFAEDDEFVTYADHMARVLGSPGLNPYKLGMELWEYIENVTNRREVADHLLRVEGISWRNFHDVIDFDEVAELLAPDAAIASITPETLDDLDPDDPRVDAEALQRALDGDVDVTRYPWKVLTTEGLTERHFSLCKPQNRGFLRRIRRSELERLSRYMFDDAKYDTVADAIDDVDYGVGWRRMRELRESHNDVTFIDAFLSEEFVKENDYFTYEFSQATGDFRVASEDPDDVKKKLLLQFTNFGKPTVAVYDGNFDNRNELLLGHQYNGISLDIEQAKRVLERTYNLWGRPVNLMTIVKEYDEHELEIARRRNREPTPTEVGKRIRYDGERFETHDLDPDLEERIAANDIDYDTKPDDWLA is encoded by the coding sequence ATGAGAGACGACCGCATCGGCGCACGGAAGGAAGCGACGCGCCTCACCGAACCGGTCGAGGAGGCGGGGAATCTGGCCCGGAAACTGGGGCTCGACCCCTACCCGGTCAACTACTGGATCGTCGACCACGACGAGATGAACGAACTCATCGCCTACGGCGGGTTCCAGCGGCGCTACCCCCACTGGCGGTGGGGGATGGCCTACGACCGCCAGCGCAAACAGGACCAGTTCGGCATGGGCAAGGCGTTCGAGATCGTCAACAACGACAACCCCTCCCACGCCTTCCTGCAGGAATCGAACTCGCTGGCCGACCAGAAGGCGGTCATCACGCACGTCGAGGCCCACGCCGACTTCTTCGCCAACAACGAGTGGTTCGGGTTGTTCGGCGACGGACAGGGCGACGATCGATCCGACCTCGACGCCGCGGCCATGCTCGAACGCCACGCCGAGACGATCAAGGGGTACGTCGAGGACCCGGAAATCGACCGCGACGAGGTCGAGCGGTTCATCGACGCCGTCCTCTGTCTGGAGGACACGATCGACCAGCACCGCGCGTTCGCCCGCGCGGGCCAGCGCCGGGAGCGAGACGCCCCGTCCGACCTCCGCGAGCGGCTGGACGAACTCGACGTGTCCGACGACGTGCGCCGGCACGCCTTCGACGAGGAGTGGCTGGACGAACTCGCCGAATCGGAGCGGGCGAAGGCGCGCCTCGAAGACCCCCACACCGACGTGCTGGCCTTCCTCCTCGAACACGGCCGACAGTACGACGAGGAGACGGGGAAAGCGGTGGCATTCGAACCGTGGCAGAAGGACGTACTCGAAATCCTGCGGACGGAGGCCTACTACTTCGCGGGCCAGAAGATGACGAAGGTGATGAACGAGGGGTGGGCGGCCTTCTGGGAGTCGCTGATGATGAGCGACGAGAACTTCGCCGAGGACGACGAGTTCGTCACCTACGCCGACCACATGGCGCGCGTGCTCGGTTCGCCCGGGCTCAACCCCTACAAACTCGGGATGGAACTCTGGGAGTACATCGAGAACGTGACCAACCGGCGCGAAGTGGCCGACCACCTCCTGCGCGTCGAGGGTATCTCGTGGCGAAACTTCCACGACGTGATCGACTTCGACGAGGTAGCGGAGCTACTGGCCCCCGACGCCGCCATCGCGTCGATCACGCCCGAGACGCTCGACGACCTCGACCCCGACGACCCGCGGGTCGACGCCGAGGCGCTACAGCGCGCGCTGGACGGCGACGTCGACGTGACACGCTACCCGTGGAAGGTGCTCACGACCGAGGGCCTGACCGAACGTCACTTCTCGCTGTGCAAGCCACAGAACCGCGGCTTCCTCCGTCGCATCCGACGGTCGGAACTCGAACGCCTGTCGCGGTACATGTTCGACGACGCGAAATACGACACCGTTGCCGACGCCATCGACGACGTGGACTACGGCGTGGGCTGGCGGCGGATGCGCGAACTCCGCGAGAGCCACAACGACGTGACCTTCATCGACGCCTTCCTCTCCGAGGAGTTCGTGAAGGAGAACGACTACTTCACCTACGAGTTCTCACAGGCGACCGGCGACTTCCGTGTCGCCTCCGAGGACCCCGACGACGTGAAGAAGAAACTGCTCTTGCAGTTCACCAACTTCGGCAAACCCACCGTCGCGGTGTACGACGGCAACTTCGACAACCGCAACGAACTCCTGCTGGGCCACCAGTACAACGGCATCAGCCTCGATATCGAGCAGGCGAAACGCGTGCTCGAACGCACCTACAATCTCTGGGGGCGCCCGGTCAACCTCATGACCATCGTCAAGGAGTACGACGAACACGAACTGGAAATCGCACGGCGGCGGAACCGCGAACCGACGCCGACGGAGGTCGGCAAGCGCATCCGCTACGACGGTGAGCGGTTCGAGACCCACGACCTCGACCCCGACCTGGAGGAGCGAATCGCGGCTAACGACATCGATTACGACACGAAACCGGACGACTGGCTGGCCTAA
- a CDS encoding 50S ribosomal protein L2, protein MGRRIQGQRRGRGGPTFRAPSHRYKAELSHKKDEERDTISGEIVDIEHDPARSAPIAAVEFEDGDQRLVLAPEGVTVGETIQVGVSAEIKPGNTLPLAEIPEGVPVCNVESSPGDGGKFARASGTSAQLMTHDKRVAVVKLPSGQVKRLNPQCRATVGVVAGGGRTEKPFVKAGNKHHKMKARGTKWPRVRGVAMNAVDHPFGGGGRQHPGKPKSVSRNAPPGRKVGDIASKRTGRGGNK, encoded by the coding sequence ATGGGACGACGCATTCAGGGCCAGCGGCGTGGTCGCGGTGGGCCGACGTTCCGTGCCCCCAGCCACCGCTACAAGGCCGAACTCAGTCACAAGAAGGACGAAGAGCGCGATACGATCAGCGGCGAGATCGTCGACATCGAACACGACCCGGCTCGCTCGGCGCCGATCGCCGCGGTGGAGTTCGAGGATGGGGACCAGCGGCTGGTTCTCGCCCCCGAGGGCGTGACGGTCGGCGAGACGATCCAGGTGGGCGTCTCCGCCGAGATCAAGCCGGGCAACACGCTCCCGCTGGCCGAGATTCCGGAAGGGGTCCCGGTCTGTAACGTCGAGAGTAGCCCGGGTGACGGCGGCAAGTTCGCCCGCGCGTCGGGGACGAGCGCCCAGCTCATGACCCACGACAAGCGCGTGGCGGTCGTGAAGCTGCCGAGTGGGCAGGTCAAGCGCCTCAACCCGCAGTGTCGCGCCACGGTCGGCGTGGTCGCGGGTGGCGGCCGAACGGAGAAGCCGTTCGTCAAGGCCGGCAACAAGCACCACAAGATGAAGGCGCGCGGCACGAAGTGGCCGCGGGTCCGTGGGGTCGCCATGAACGCCGTCGACCACCCGTTCGGTGGCGGCGGCCGTCAGCACCCCGGCAAGCCCAAATCCGTCTCGCGGAACGCCCCGCCGGGACGGAAGGTGGGTGACATCGCCTCGAAACGCACCGGACGCGGAGGTAACAAATAA
- a CDS encoding 30S ribosomal protein S19, whose translation MSSEYRTGREGEFTYRGHTLDELQSLSLDEVAELLPARMRRTITRGLSVEHEKLLEKARDAGEEETANDPIRTHLRDMPIVPEFVGLTFSVYNGQEFNRVEVDPEMIGHYLGEFQLTRNSVEHGQAGIGATRSSKFVPLK comes from the coding sequence ATGAGCTCGGAATACCGAACCGGCCGCGAGGGTGAGTTCACCTACCGCGGTCACACGCTCGACGAGTTGCAGTCCCTGTCGCTCGACGAGGTCGCGGAACTGCTCCCCGCTCGAATGCGGCGAACCATCACCCGAGGGCTCTCGGTCGAACACGAGAAGCTGCTCGAGAAGGCGCGTGACGCGGGCGAGGAGGAGACGGCGAACGACCCGATCCGGACGCACCTCCGTGACATGCCCATCGTGCCCGAGTTCGTCGGGCTGACCTTCTCGGTCTACAACGGCCAGGAGTTCAACCGCGTCGAGGTCGACCCTGAGATGATCGGTCACTACCTCGGCGAGTTCCAGCTCACCCGAAACTCGGTCGAGCACGGCCAGGCCGGCATCGGCGCGACCCGGTCCTCGAAGTTCGTGCCACTCAAGTAA
- a CDS encoding sensor histidine kinase, whose product MTDEGGGGDGADGSRLEHLLDRMTDGIFGLDADWRFTYLNETGRSVICDAAGETFTADELVGQNIWDLLPEARETTFEEEYREAMRTQEQTAFDEYYEPLDVWFDVRVYPSETGLSVCFRDVTERRRQRERLQTREAVLREMYDAIADRDAAFEERVDDLLRIGQRALGTSYGTLSRVEGDEYVFEVVRSPGDIEEGDVVDLSATNCEQIVLDEETLVLENVAEDAPDLTDKAGYEEWGISCYLGAPVIVDDEVYGTFCFYDTEPRTEPFSDWEITLVDLMGRWVSVALERKLAQERLRHQNDRLEKFATLVSHDLRNPLNVADGWLDIASEDCESEAIAKIEASHDRMRALIDDVLALAQAGRTVDEPTELDLGQVAADAWQQVRTGNATLAVDLDHTVSGDRSRLQQLFENLFRNSVEHGSTTDRPATSGIAVEVGTLPGGFYVEDDGVGIDAADHERVLEFGFSTAENGTGVGLGVVEDIATAHGWTVAVTESDAGGARFEFANIT is encoded by the coding sequence ATGACTGACGAGGGTGGTGGCGGCGACGGTGCCGATGGGAGCCGCCTCGAACACCTTCTCGACCGCATGACCGACGGGATCTTCGGCCTCGACGCCGACTGGCGATTCACGTATCTGAACGAGACGGGGCGGTCGGTCATCTGTGACGCCGCCGGCGAGACGTTCACGGCCGACGAACTCGTCGGGCAGAACATCTGGGACCTCTTGCCCGAGGCTCGCGAAACGACGTTCGAGGAGGAGTACCGCGAGGCGATGCGGACACAGGAGCAGACCGCGTTCGACGAGTACTACGAACCGCTCGACGTGTGGTTCGACGTGCGGGTGTACCCCTCTGAGACGGGGCTCTCGGTCTGTTTCCGCGACGTGACCGAACGTCGGCGGCAACGCGAACGGCTCCAGACCCGCGAGGCTGTGTTGCGGGAGATGTACGACGCCATCGCCGACCGCGACGCCGCGTTCGAGGAGCGGGTCGACGACCTCCTGCGGATCGGTCAGCGCGCCCTCGGAACGTCCTACGGGACGCTCTCGCGCGTCGAGGGCGACGAGTACGTCTTCGAAGTGGTTCGGTCGCCAGGCGACATCGAGGAAGGCGACGTGGTCGACCTGTCGGCGACGAACTGCGAACAGATCGTACTCGACGAGGAGACGCTCGTCCTCGAGAACGTCGCCGAGGACGCGCCGGATCTCACCGACAAAGCAGGGTACGAGGAGTGGGGCATCAGTTGCTATCTCGGCGCGCCAGTGATCGTCGACGACGAGGTGTACGGGACCTTCTGCTTCTACGACACCGAACCCCGGACGGAGCCGTTCTCAGACTGGGAGATCACGCTCGTCGACCTGATGGGTCGGTGGGTGAGCGTCGCGCTGGAGCGCAAACTCGCTCAGGAACGCCTCCGCCACCAGAACGACCGACTCGAAAAGTTCGCGACGCTTGTCTCGCACGACCTCCGGAACCCGCTCAACGTCGCGGACGGGTGGCTCGACATCGCCAGCGAGGACTGCGAGAGCGAGGCGATCGCGAAGATCGAGGCCTCTCACGACCGGATGCGGGCACTCATCGACGACGTACTGGCGCTGGCGCAGGCGGGGCGCACCGTCGACGAACCGACGGAACTCGACCTCGGACAGGTTGCAGCCGACGCCTGGCAGCAGGTCCGAACCGGGAACGCCACGCTCGCCGTCGACCTCGACCACACCGTCAGCGGCGACCGATCGCGGCTCCAGCAACTGTTCGAGAATCTGTTTCGGAACAGCGTGGAGCATGGCTCCACGACCGACCGACCGGCGACGAGCGGTATCGCCGTCGAAGTCGGCACGCTCCCCGGTGGCTTCTACGTCGAGGACGACGGCGTCGGCATCGACGCCGCCGACCACGAGCGCGTCCTCGAATTCGGCTTCTCGACGGCCGAGAACGGGACGGGTGTCGGCCTCGGCGTCGTCGAAGATATCGCCACCGCACACGGCTGGACGGTGGCCGTCACCGAGAGCGACGCGGGCGGCGCACGCTTCGAGTTCGCGAACATCACCTGA
- a CDS encoding putative RNA uridine N3 methyltransferase, whose protein sequence is MTLSVLVPSSLVREAEDKREATRKLGYVARAATVFRADRLVVFPDSEGERRWGGGFVETVLRYAATPPYLKTEVWGTRDELEYVGVLPPLRVSSRTGSGPERPGSLQEGIVTEVGPDGRVRVNCGLQHPISLLVPDGMSAEEGERVAIRISSREPVRARIVDEPLPGFEIRRADLPEALARPDAGVRIATSVHGTELSVGRLTELVGRIDDAGDLTVAFGAPGRGLPAILDVAVEDVAARGGEGVEPDPGFDLWLNTIPRQGSETVRTEEAMFASLAPLTLTE, encoded by the coding sequence ATGACGCTCAGCGTGCTCGTGCCGTCTTCCCTCGTCCGGGAAGCCGAGGACAAACGCGAGGCAACTCGCAAACTCGGCTACGTCGCCCGCGCGGCGACAGTGTTCCGGGCGGATCGGCTGGTCGTCTTCCCCGATTCGGAAGGCGAGCGCCGATGGGGAGGCGGGTTCGTCGAGACGGTCCTGCGGTACGCCGCGACGCCCCCCTACCTCAAAACCGAGGTGTGGGGCACGCGGGACGAACTGGAGTACGTCGGCGTGTTGCCGCCCCTTCGCGTCTCGTCACGGACCGGCTCCGGACCCGAGCGTCCGGGGTCGTTACAAGAGGGAATCGTGACCGAGGTCGGACCTGACGGCCGCGTCCGGGTCAATTGCGGACTGCAACACCCAATCTCTCTCCTCGTCCCCGACGGAATGTCGGCCGAGGAGGGGGAGCGCGTCGCCATCAGGATCTCTTCGAGAGAACCCGTCCGCGCCCGGATCGTCGACGAACCCCTGCCGGGGTTCGAGATCCGACGCGCGGACCTGCCGGAAGCGCTGGCCCGCCCCGACGCCGGGGTTCGGATCGCCACGTCCGTCCACGGGACGGAGTTGTCGGTCGGTCGCCTGACCGAACTGGTCGGGCGGATCGACGACGCTGGCGATCTGACGGTCGCCTTTGGGGCGCCCGGGCGCGGCCTTCCGGCCATCCTCGACGTGGCTGTCGAGGACGTAGCCGCACGCGGCGGCGAGGGCGTCGAACCCGATCCGGGGTTCGACCTCTGGCTGAATACGATTCCGCGACAGGGAAGCGAGACGGTGCGAACGGAGGAAGCGATGTTCGCGTCGCTCGCGCCCCTGACACTCACGGAGTAA
- a CDS encoding DUF7344 domain-containing protein, whose protein sequence is MSTQRSRSHDRSPPERLSKDTIFSMLSNQRRRYVLYHLNREPGPVALRDLAEQIAAWENDVDVADLDYKQRKRAYTSLHQTHLPKLDDVGIVDYDRDGGTITLADRANDLDIYLELVGEHDVPWCDFYLGLSVVASLFVLAAWLGVFPFVPELALAGGVVVVFAAVAGVHSHLARRNHIGGDDAPIEGPED, encoded by the coding sequence ATGTCGACCCAACGATCACGCTCCCACGACCGCTCGCCGCCGGAGCGGCTATCGAAAGATACGATCTTCTCGATGCTGAGCAACCAGCGACGGCGGTACGTGCTCTACCACCTCAACCGGGAGCCCGGACCGGTCGCCTTGCGCGACCTCGCCGAACAGATCGCGGCGTGGGAGAACGACGTGGACGTGGCGGATCTGGACTACAAACAGCGCAAGCGAGCCTACACCTCGCTCCACCAGACACACCTCCCGAAACTCGACGACGTGGGGATCGTCGACTACGACCGAGACGGCGGGACGATCACGCTCGCGGATCGGGCGAACGACCTCGATATCTACCTCGAACTCGTCGGCGAACACGACGTGCCGTGGTGTGACTTCTATCTCGGCCTGTCGGTGGTCGCGTCGCTGTTCGTTCTCGCGGCGTGGCTCGGCGTGTTTCCGTTCGTGCCGGAGTTGGCACTTGCGGGTGGGGTCGTCGTCGTCTTCGCCGCCGTCGCAGGCGTCCACTCCCATCTCGCCCGCCGAAACCACATCGGCGGCGACGACGCGCCCATCGAGGGCCCGGAGGATTAG
- a CDS encoding 50S ribosomal protein L3, with protein MPQPSRPRKGSMGFGPRTRAASEVPRIRSWPDDDGAPALQGFAGYKAGMTHVVMVNDEANSPREGMEESVPVTVVETPPMRAVALRAYEQTSYGLKPATEVWTDEFHPELDRTLDLPAEDSFEADAEALREAVDAGEVDDLRMITHTVPSELANVPKKKPDVMETRVGGGSLDERIDFALDLLEEGGEHAMSDVFRAGEYMDASGITKGKGTQGPVKRWGVQKRKGKHARQGWRRRIGNLGPWNPSRVRSTVPQQGQTGYHQRTELNKRLIDMGDGDEPTVDGGFVNYGEVDGPYALVKGSLPGPDQRLLRFRPAVRPTDQPRLDPEVRYVSTASNQG; from the coding sequence ATGCCACAACCAAGCAGACCACGAAAAGGCTCGATGGGATTCGGCCCGCGCACCCGCGCGGCCAGTGAAGTCCCGCGTATCCGCTCGTGGCCCGACGACGATGGTGCCCCTGCGCTGCAGGGCTTCGCTGGCTACAAGGCCGGCATGACGCACGTCGTCATGGTCAACGACGAGGCCAACTCCCCCCGCGAAGGAATGGAGGAGTCGGTTCCGGTGACCGTCGTCGAGACGCCACCGATGCGGGCAGTCGCCCTGCGAGCCTACGAACAGACGTCGTACGGACTGAAGCCGGCAACCGAAGTGTGGACCGACGAGTTCCACCCGGAACTCGACCGCACGCTCGACCTGCCGGCGGAAGACAGCTTCGAGGCGGACGCCGAGGCGCTCCGCGAGGCCGTCGACGCCGGTGAAGTCGACGACCTGCGGATGATCACCCACACGGTGCCGAGCGAACTGGCGAACGTCCCGAAGAAAAAGCCCGACGTGATGGAGACGCGCGTCGGCGGTGGCTCGCTCGACGAGCGCATCGACTTCGCGCTCGACCTCCTCGAGGAGGGTGGCGAACACGCCATGTCGGACGTGTTCCGCGCCGGCGAGTACATGGACGCGAGCGGCATCACGAAGGGGAAGGGCACCCAGGGTCCCGTCAAGCGCTGGGGCGTCCAGAAGCGGAAAGGCAAGCACGCCCGCCAGGGCTGGCGGCGACGCATCGGGAACCTCGGGCCGTGGAACCCGTCCCGCGTGCGCTCGACCGTCCCCCAGCAGGGCCAGACGGGCTACCACCAGCGGACGGAGCTCAACAAGCGCCTGATCGACATGGGCGACGGCGACGAGCCCACCGTCGACGGTGGCTTCGTCAACTACGGCGAGGTCGACGGGCCGTACGCGCTCGTCAAGGGCTCGCTGCCCGGCCCGGACCAGCGCCTCCTGCGCTTCCGTCCGGCCGTCCGACCGACCGACCAGCCGCGCCTCGACCCCGAGGTGCGCTACGTTTCCACCGCATCCAACCAGGGATAA
- a CDS encoding YeaH/YhbH family protein yields the protein MGLREDLDRFREVGERRREDLKEFIRYGDLGGSDPDSIQVPIKVVDLPEFAYDPRDRGGVGQGQDGTPDVGQPVGPPQPADDGDGDEDGDPGDEAGEHEYYEMDPEEFAEELDEELGLDLEPKGKEVVEEVEGDFTELTRAGPNSTLDFERLFKQGLKRKLAMDFDEEYVREAMRVAGATPGDVFRWCREENILVSRAWIEDQWDTIPDDERGRWESFEEMAENVDRTTTLERIRREGLREVPFRREDERYRHPEVVEKTEKNVVVVNIRDVSGSMREQKRELVERTFTPLDWYLTGKYDRAEFVYIAHDAEAWEVERGDFFGIRSGGGTRISSAYELAAEILEERYPWSEWNRYVFAAGDSENSSNDTRENVVPLMESIPANLHAYVETQPGGTAINATHAEEVERAFEEHDGVVVAYVSDPADVTDAIYEILSTEDQE from the coding sequence ATGGGACTGAGAGAAGATCTGGACCGATTCCGCGAAGTCGGCGAACGGCGCCGTGAAGACCTGAAGGAGTTCATCCGCTACGGTGACCTCGGCGGGAGCGACCCCGACAGCATTCAGGTGCCGATCAAGGTGGTCGACCTGCCGGAGTTCGCGTACGACCCCCGGGACCGCGGCGGCGTCGGTCAGGGACAGGACGGCACGCCGGACGTGGGGCAGCCGGTCGGCCCGCCCCAACCCGCCGACGACGGCGACGGCGACGAGGACGGCGACCCCGGCGACGAGGCTGGCGAGCACGAGTATTACGAGATGGACCCCGAGGAGTTCGCGGAGGAACTCGACGAGGAACTCGGGCTGGATCTGGAGCCGAAGGGGAAGGAAGTCGTCGAGGAAGTCGAGGGCGACTTCACGGAACTCACCCGCGCCGGCCCGAACAGCACGCTCGACTTCGAGCGCCTGTTCAAGCAGGGGCTGAAGCGCAAGCTGGCGATGGATTTCGACGAGGAGTACGTCCGCGAGGCGATGCGGGTCGCGGGCGCGACGCCGGGCGACGTGTTCCGCTGGTGTCGCGAGGAGAACATTCTCGTCTCGCGCGCGTGGATCGAAGACCAGTGGGACACGATTCCCGACGACGAACGGGGTCGCTGGGAGAGCTTCGAGGAGATGGCCGAGAACGTCGACCGGACGACGACGCTCGAACGCATCCGTCGGGAAGGGCTGCGAGAGGTGCCCTTCCGCCGCGAGGACGAGCGCTACCGCCACCCCGAGGTGGTCGAGAAGACGGAGAAAAACGTCGTGGTGGTGAACATCCGCGACGTGTCGGGGAGCATGCGCGAGCAGAAACGCGAACTCGTCGAGCGGACGTTCACGCCGCTCGACTGGTATCTCACTGGCAAGTACGACCGCGCGGAGTTCGTCTACATCGCCCACGACGCGGAAGCGTGGGAAGTCGAGCGCGGGGACTTCTTCGGCATCCGCTCCGGCGGCGGCACGCGAATCTCCTCGGCGTACGAACTCGCCGCGGAGATTCTGGAGGAGCGGTACCCCTGGAGCGAGTGGAACCGCTACGTCTTCGCCGCGGGCGACAGCGAGAACTCGAGTAACGACACCCGCGAGAACGTGGTGCCGCTGATGGAGTCCATCCCGGCCAACCTCCACGCGTACGTGGAGACGCAACCGGGCGGGACGGCCATCAACGCCACCCACGCCGAGGAAGTGGAACGGGCGTTCGAGGAACACGACGGCGTCGTCGTCGCCTACGTCTCCGACCCCGCGGACGTGACCGACGCCATCTACGAGATTCTGAGCACGGAGGATCAGGAATGA
- the rpl4p gene encoding 50S ribosomal protein L4, whose product MQATVRDLNGEDAGTVDLPEVFETAYRPDLIKRAVLAAQANRKQAYGADPYAGLRTPAESFGSGRGMAHVPRENGQGRRVPQTVGGRKAHPPKAEKDQGKGINDKERKLAIRSAVAATTDAERVAERGHEFDEDLDLPLVVSDDFEDLVKTREVVDLLEALGVHADVERADDGRSVKAGRGKTRGRKYREPKSILFVTSEEPSKAARNLAGADVTTAAEVNAEDLAPGTHAGRLTIWTESAVAEVNER is encoded by the coding sequence ATGCAAGCAACAGTACGCGATCTGAACGGCGAGGATGCGGGCACGGTGGACCTCCCCGAGGTCTTCGAGACGGCCTACCGGCCGGACCTCATCAAGCGTGCCGTCCTGGCCGCACAGGCGAACCGAAAGCAGGCGTACGGTGCCGATCCCTACGCCGGGCTGCGAACCCCGGCGGAGTCCTTCGGCAGCGGCCGCGGCATGGCCCACGTCCCCCGCGAGAACGGGCAGGGCCGCCGCGTGCCCCAGACGGTCGGCGGGCGCAAGGCGCACCCGCCGAAAGCCGAGAAGGACCAGGGGAAAGGAATCAACGACAAGGAGCGCAAACTCGCGATCCGGTCGGCCGTCGCGGCGACGACCGACGCCGAGCGCGTGGCCGAGCGCGGTCACGAGTTCGACGAGGATCTCGACCTTCCGCTGGTCGTCAGCGACGACTTCGAGGATCTGGTCAAGACCCGCGAGGTTGTCGATCTGCTCGAAGCGCTCGGCGTCCACGCCGACGTGGAACGCGCCGACGACGGCCGATCGGTGAAGGCCGGACGTGGCAAGACCCGCGGTCGGAAGTACCGCGAGCCGAAGTCGATCCTGTTCGTGACGAGCGAGGAGCCGTCGAAGGCGGCGCGCAACCTCGCCGGCGCGGACGTGACGACGGCCGCGGAGGTCAACGCCGAGGATCTGGCGCCCGGCACGCACGCCGGTCGACTGACCATCTGGACCGAGAGCGCGGTCGCGGAGGTGAACGAGCGATGA
- a CDS encoding 50S ribosomal protein L22 has translation MGINYSVEADPETTAKAMLRERPISIKHSKAIARAIKGMTVADAEEYLNDVIDEKQSVPFKQHNSGVGHRSDIDGWDAGRYPEKASKDFLKLIENARNNADEQGFEGEAMTIVHVAAHKVGERQGRKPRAFGRADPWNTTLCDVELIIEESDE, from the coding sequence ATGGGAATCAACTACAGCGTCGAGGCCGACCCGGAGACGACCGCCAAGGCGATGCTCCGAGAGCGGCCCATCAGCATCAAGCACAGCAAGGCCATCGCCCGCGCGATCAAGGGCATGACCGTCGCCGACGCCGAGGAGTACCTGAACGACGTGATCGACGAGAAGCAGTCGGTCCCGTTCAAACAGCACAACTCGGGCGTCGGTCACCGGAGCGACATCGACGGCTGGGACGCCGGTCGCTACCCCGAGAAGGCCAGCAAGGACTTCCTCAAACTCATCGAGAACGCCCGCAACAACGCGGACGAGCAGGGGTTCGAGGGCGAGGCGATGACGATCGTGCACGTCGCCGCCCACAAGGTCGGCGAGCGGCAGGGTCGCAAGCCCCGTGCGTTCGGTCGCGCGGACCCGTGGAACACCACGCTCTGTGACGTGGAACTCATCATCGAGGAGAGTGACGAATAA